TCCAGGTCCGCCAGACCGCTCACATCGGAGAATCCGCCGGGATCCACCAGCACGCGGGTCGAACCGGTGTCGATCAGGACGGCCGCGTGGCCAAGATGCGTCAATTCCATAAGTTCAACCGTACGATGGACTCCCGTGAAGTTCCTGCACTCCTCACCGGCCTATGACCTGACCTACAACGACGTCTTCATGGTGCCGTCGCGCTCGGACGTGACCAGCCGCCTGGACGTCGACCTGTCCACAGCGGACGGCACCGGCACGACGATCCCCCTGGTCGTGGCCAACATGACCGCCGTCTCGGGACGCCGAATGAGCGAAACGGTCGCCCGCCGGGGCGGAATCGCGATTCTGCCGCAGGACATCCCGATCCACGCCGTGCGCGAGACCATCGACTACGTCAAGAGCCGGCACACCGTTTACGAATCGCCCGTGACTGTCACGCCGGAGGTCCCGGTGTCCTCGGTGCTGGCGCTGCTCGGTAAGCGGGCCCACCGGGCGGCCATCGTCGTCGGTCCGGACAAGGAGCCGGTGGGCATCGTCACCGAGCGTCACCTGCTGGAGCGCGACCGCTTCGAGACGGTCGGTGACGTCATGACCCGTGACCTGGTGACCGTGCAGGACGGCTCGAGCCTGGCGGACGCCTTCGACCTGCTGACCGACAAGCACCTGGACGTCGTGCCGGTGGTCGGCGACGGCAAGCTGCTCGGGGTGCTGACCAAGCGCGGCATCCTGCGGTCGGGCATCTACACCCCCGCCGTCGACGCCCAGGGCCGCCTTCGGCTCGGTGTCGCGATCGGGATCAACGGAGACGTCCAAGGCAAGGCCGAGGCAATGCTCGAAGCCGGCGCCGATGTGCTGGTCGTCGACACCGCACACGGCCACCAGGACAAGATGCTGGACGCGCTGAAAGTGGTGCGCGGCGTACGTGACGCTTCCGGACGCAGCGATGTCCCGATCGCCGCGGGCAACGTGGTGACCGCGGACGGCGTGTCCGATCTGGTCGGCGCGGGCGCGGAGATCATCAAGGTCGGCGTCGGACCCGGCGCCATGTGTACGACCCGGATGATGACCGGTGTTGGCCGCCCGCAGTTCTCGGCAGTCCTCGAATGCTCCACGGCGGCAACGGAACTCGGTGCCTACGTCTGGGCCGACGGCGGGGTCAAATACCCGCGGGATGTGGCCCTGGCGCTTGCCGCGGGCGGTGCCAACGTGATGATCGGCTCGTGGTTCGCCGGCACCTGGGAATCCCCCGGCGACCTCAACCGCGATCACGACGGCCGGCTCTACAAGGAGTCCTTCGGCATGGCCTCGGCCCGCGCCGTTCGCAACCGCACGTCGACCCAGTCGGCTTACGACCGGGCCCGGTCGGCGATGTTCGAAGAAGGCATCTCCTCCTCGAAGATGTTCCTCGCCCCCGATCGTCCCGGTGTCGAGGACCTGATCGACCAGATCATCGCCGGCGTGCGCTCGTCCTTCACCTACGCCGGCGCCCGCACTATCGCGCAGTTCCACGAGCGGGCGACCGTGGGCGTGCAGTCGGCCAGTGGGTACGACGAGGGCAGGCCGCGCGAGACTTCCTGGTAACTACGAGCCGCCGACGCTTCAGCGCGTTCCTACACCTTCTTGCGCGGAAGGTAGAGGTCGGTGATGGTGCCCTCCCACACCTCGGCTGCCATCCCCAGACTCTCAGACAAGGTGGGGTGGGGATGCACTGTGAGGGCGACGTCCTCGGCCAAAGCACCCAATTCGATGGCGAGGGCGACTTCGGCGATCAACTCGCCCGCAGACGGACCAACGATGCCAGCGCCGAGCAGTCGCCCGGTCTGCGGCTCCACCACCAGCTTGGTCAGACCCTCGTCGCGCCCCAGCGACAGGGACCGACCCGAGGCAGCCCACGGGAAAACACCCAACTGCACCTCGACACCCGCTGCCGCTGCAGCGTTTTCGGTCATCCCGACCCACGCCACCTCCGGATCGGTGTACGCAACGCTGGGGATCAACGTGGTGTCGAAACCGCTCGGCTGCCCGGCAGCGTTCTGCGCAGCCACACGACCCTCGTGCACGGCCTTGTGAGCCAGCATCGGGTTACCGACCACGTCGCCAATCGCATAGATGTGCGTCACGTTGGTGCGCTGCTGAGAATCCACCGAGATGAAGCCGCGGTCGTCCACCTGCACTCCCGCGGCTCCGGCGTTGATCAGACCACCGTTGGGCACCCGCCCCACCGAGACCAATATCGCGTCGAATTCCGCTGTCTCCGGGGCAGATTCACCACTGAAGGAGACTGTGATGCCGCTCGGCGTGGCCTCGACCCCCGTGACGCTGGTCGAAGTCCAGACCGCGGCGTACTGCTGGGTGATACGTGCCGCGAGAGGCGCGATCAGATCGGCATCGGCGCCCGGCACCAGTTGCGGTGCCAGCTCCTCCGCCGCCGATGACGAGCAGCCGTCGCGGAACCTGTCTCAGCTCAAGGGCACCGGTTGAGTCGAGGACCCGCGGGTCGTCATAAGGGACGAAGGGCAACTGCACCGGACGGGAACCCACCGCGACGATTGCTTGCTCGAAATTCACAGTCGTGACCCGACCCGCATCATTGGTCACCTGGATCGTGTGCGCCCCCGTGAAGCGCCCCTGGCCGACGATCACCTGAACCTTCCGCTTTCGGGCCAGACCGGTGAGACCGCCGGTCAGCCGGCCCACGACCTCGTCCTTCCAGCCGCGCAACGCGTCGATGTCAATGTTCGGCGCACCGAAGCCGATCCCCCGCTGGTGCATCTCACGAGCCTCGGATAGCACCTTCGCCGCATGCAGCAGCGTCTTGGAGGGAATACACCCCACGTTGAGACATACGCCGCCTAACGTGCCGCGATCGTCGATCAGGACGACCTCGCATCCGAGGTCAGCAGCGCGGAAGGCCGCCGTGTATCCGCCGGGGCCGCCACCGAGGACGACCACCTTGGTGGTGAGAGAGGCGCTGTCGGTCATCGTGGTTGTTCCTCGTGTTTGTCTCGGACGGTCTGTGATCAGGCAAAGGCGCGCAGGGCGCTGGCGAGTTCAACGTGTTCACGGGCAGCCTGCGTGACCGGTACTCCCGCTATCGCCGCATCGATTGCCTGACGCATCGCATCGGCACCCGCAGCAGGTCCGTCGGGATGTCCCTGGATGGCACCACCGGCACCTAGCACGATGTCCGGACCGAGGTCATCGACATAGGTTGCGACCACACCCGGGTGCACTCCACCACCAACGATGGGCATCGCGGACTTGACCCCTGGTCTCGGCAAGGAAATCTGCTGCGCGGTCCTCAGGTACTGCAAACGGGCCAGCGGGTACCCGCCGTATGGCGTTGCGGTGAGGACGAAGTCGGCACCGGCCAGGCGCGGTAGCAGCCCGGCCGCGATCGGCGACGCCATACCCGAACCCGAACCTTCATAGAAGGGGGCCACGCTGGCGAAGTGGCCGAGAATGGGAACGTTGGCGACATCGGCGAGAGCCTGGACCGCGCCGTACCCGACGCTGGCGAAGGCAACCATGAGGGCTTTGGCGCCGTTATCCCTAGCCGCCTTGGCATGTTCCAGCATCCGATCAGGCCGGTCGGTGATGTTGGGGATGTAAAGGACGTCCCGGCCGGTCACCTCCCGGGCCCGTTCGGCGGCCCTGGTGTAGGCCTTGACCCGGTCTTCGACCGGGGAGAAGTCCGGTGAGCCCATGAGCTCGTCGTCTTTGATCATGTCCACCGCGCCGAGAGCCGTCTGGAAGAAGATCTCTGCGCCCGCTTCGGGCGTCAGCCCCGTGCAGGGCTTGATCATGTTCAGCAGCAAGGGACGGTCGGCAACGCCGAGCAGGTCACGGATTCCCTTGACCCCGAAGCGCGGCCCGCCAAGAGCAGCGGCATATCCCGGTGGCACCTGCAGGTCGATCAGTTTCGCTTGTACCGACGTGGAACTGTCGTTGCCGAGGATCGTTGTGAGGAGCATTGGGATGGAGGGGCCGATGTTGACGGTGGGTACGGCCACCTGGACAACATATCCGCTGACCTCAAGCTGCTGAGTCGTGAGATCCACTGGCGGACAGGGCAGTACGCCGATCACGCGGCCAACGTGCCGGTCGCGCATATGAGCTGTCACTCCGGGTACCTCGACCCAGGTCCCGATACTCTGACCCACGGCGAACCCAGCAGCACGAGCCAGAACGTCGGCATTAGAAGGGAGTTCAAGATAGTAGCTGCCGACGACATACTCCTGGTCCATCACGGCCAGCTGCTCCGGCAGCGAGAAGACATCCCGGCCCGTTGCTGTCATGAGGCCACCCCCGGCCAGAAATTCGCTTCTTGCACAAGGAATTCGGCCGCTCCTTCCGCCGCGTGATGTCCAGCGACGGCTACCGCGATCTTACGCACCGACGGATGCGCGTTGGCCATCGCAACGGGACGCCCGACGCGAGCCAACCATCGCACGTCGTTGCCGCCGTCACCAATCCCGAGCACCCGCTCAGGGTCGATCTCGAGCCGCCGGAACAGCCAGTCGAGCGCGCCCCACTTGTCAGCATCGTGCGCCGACAGCTCCCAGAAGGTCGGGAGTGAACGGGTCACCCGGGGAAGGGATTCGGTCACGATGTCACCGATGGCATCCAGCTGCGCCGGTGTCCCGTTCAGCATGATCTTCAAGACATTCTCGGGTGGCTCCGACGGCGCGGCGACAACCTCGATGGCGCCGTCCCCCAGTTGCGCGAGCTCGGCCTGCAGTCTCTCACTCGTCACGAAGATCTGCTCCGGCGTCCACCAGGTGAGGGCTGCCCCGGTGCGCCGATGCAGGTCGATCATCGTCGAGACCTCCGGAGCCGCGACTGTCCGCACGCGCAACCTCTCACCGGTCACAGGGTCGACCACCAGCGCACCGTTACAGGCGACGGCCGGGGTCGTCAGACCCGCTTCGCGGGCGATGCTCAGAACGTTGGCCTCGGAACGACCGGTCGCCAAGATGACGGGGACACCCCGCCGCTCGAGAGCGGCGAGGGTATCCAACGTCCGCGGCGAGACCTGATGATCTGCGCCCGCGATAGTTCCGTCAACGTCCGCAACAAGTGCGGCCGGGATGCCTACGGGTGCCGGCACGGTTCTCCTTTTGGTCGGGGACGAACGGACATTCAGCTGGTCAGCTGAAGAGTGCCGCGGCCACCAAGATGATCGTCGTCGCCGGCCAGATCGCGGCCGCCGGAGGATCGATGTGGGTGTCACCCTGGTTGTACCAAAGCCGTGCGAACAGCTCACCCAACCACGCACCGAGAACGCCACCCGCGGCACCGATGAGGATTGCCGCTGTGTGGTTGCCGTGCACGACTGGCAAGAAGGCGACGGCTGCGACACCCGCGGGCAACGTGATGTGGTGCGTCACCGGGAACGACACGCCGAGACCCAGGAAGATCAGCGACAACGCGGACAACCCGAAGGCGAACGTCTTGGCGGTAGCGCCCAGGCCCGGGTAGGCAGTGGACAGCAACACCGTGATCCCGGCGGCGAATAGACCCACGAAAGCCCCGAGCATGGTGGCAGGCAGGAAGCGCTCGTGGTATTTGATCCAGCGAGCCTCATCGTACGGTGCAAAACGGCCCCAGCCGCTCGCCCCGTCTGGCCGCGAAGCGGACTTGGGGAAGAGCCCGGACCGACCGAACAGCAATCGGGTGGCAATGGCCATCACGACAACGGTGAAGGCGATGGTGTCCGTGTGGGTACCGAACCACCCGATCGCGGAGACGACCTGGTTGACGCAGTAGCCGAGCATGCCCGCGATGACACCGACGAGCAGAACGTCCCACTGCTCCAAGGAGATCAGCGGTACGCCGATGTCCTTACCCCCGATGACGGGAGCATCATCCGGTGCTGGACCAGCGTTCTCCAGATCCAAGACCGACACGTCACGGGGTCGGTCCAAGTCGGCCGCGCCCGCGCCGGCCATCGCCGCTACCGCGGCGGGTGCGACCGCGAGATCGGCGGCCTCTTCCGCTACCCGGGCTGCTTTCCGCCCGGCGTACGCGACGGCGGCGACACCGCCGACGAAGGCAACGTGCGGGCCGAGAAATGGACCGAACGCCACGGTGTTCAAGAAGCCGGCCGAGCCGCCCGCCATCATGATCGCGTTACCGAGCAACACCGCCAGTCCGGTGAAGATGAACGCGTTGAGGCCGCCGATCGCGGCGCCCAAGAAGCCCCCACCTGCTGCGAGCAGGAGCATCAGTGCATCGAATGTCATTCCAGTTGACCTTCCGGGAGCTGTGCTTTCGCACTGCCTGGTGAGCACCAAACACAGCACGGAACTGTGACCTGGCTCTCAATGATGGTCGGGACACTAGCTGGCTATACAAGTTTATACAAGTACTTGACCGTACTTGTACGAGCGGTCTACCTTCTGATCATTCCGCGTGACCCGAATCACCTCGAGTCGCCTGCTCTGCCCCCGCTGCCCCCCGTGGCGATCTCACCTTCAGGACGGATAGACCATGGCCAAGTACATCCTCGGAATCGACGAAGGCACCACGAGTGCACGATCGTTCGTCATCGACCAAGACTGCACGATTGTCGGATTCGCCCAGCAGGAGTTGACCCAGCATTATCCCAAGCCGGGCTGGATCGAGCATGACGCAACGGAGATCCTGAACACCCAACTGGAGGTGATTCGCGCTGCCCTGCGCGATGCCAACCTCGCCCCGTCGGATCTCTCGGCGGTGGCGCTGACCAACCAGCGCGAGACCGGCATCGTCTGGGAGAAGGACACCGGCCGGCCTATTCACAACGCGATCGTGTGGGCCTCCCGCCAGACCGTCGAGGTGGTCGAGCGGTGGGTGCAGGCCGGTCACGGCGATCTGATCCAGTCCCGAACCGGACTAATTCCCGATGCCTACTACACCGCCTCGAAGATCCGCTTCATCCTCGACGCGGTCCCGGGCGCGCAGGAGCGAGCAGAGCGCGGAGAGCTCCTCGCCGGCACCGTTGACACCTGGCTGATCTGGAACCTCACTGGGCGCCAGTCATTCGTCACTGATTACTCCAACGCGTCTCGCACGATGATGATGGATCTGCAAACCCTGCGTTGGGACGACGATCTCCTGGCGATCTACAACATCCCCAAGACGATGCTGGCCGAGATCGTCCCGTCCGACGCGGTCGTCGGCGACATCGCAGCGACCTTCGGGTCAGCGGTCCCGATCGCCGCGAACCTCGGCGATCAGCAGGCGGGCCTGTTCGGCCAAGCCGCCTATGAGCCGGGTCTTTCCAAGATGACCTATGGCACCGCCGGTGTGCTCAATATCAACTGCGGAGACAAACCCCAACTGATTCCCGGCCTGACCCCGAGCGTCGCCTGGGGCGTGCAAGGCAAGGTCGCCTACGAGATCGAGGGGGTCCTCTTCGCGATGGGCAAGACCATGCAGTGGCTGAGGGACGACCTGAAACTCATTCACGCTGCCCCCGACTCTGAGTGGTACGCGGGCCAGGTCCCGAGCACCGACGGGGTTTACCTCGTGCCGGCATTCACCGGCCTGTCGGCACCAGATTGGGATCCGTACGCGCGGGCAGCCATCATCGGGATGAGCAACGCGACCAGCCGCCTGCACATTATTCGCGCAGCAGTGGAGTCGATGACCTATCAGACCCGGGACGTGGTCGAGGCCGCCATGCAGGGCACCAGCGCCGTGGACATCGCCGAGTTGCGCGTGGACGGCGGGGCGGTGAAGAACAACTTTCTGTGCCAGCTCACCGCTGACATCCTGGGCATCCCGGTCGTGCGCCCCAAGGTCGCCGAGGCCACGATTTTCGGAACCATGCTGTTGTCCGGACTATCCACGGGAATCTTCGCCGACCTCGACGAGGTCGCTTCCAAATGGCAGGTCGACCGCCGCTTCGAGCCGACCATGAGCCGCGACCAGGCCGACGCGATGTACGACGGCTGGCGCGCCGCGCGCGATCTGACTCGCGGTTGGACCAACCGGGTGGTGTCCGCCTGACCCACATGACCCGACAACCAGCGCACGAACCGATACCAGCACCGGCTCCCGGTGCTGGTATCGGCACACAATCAGACAAGTGAGGGTGGGCAATGGCCGTACTCGGAGCAACCGACGCAGAACAACTCGCAGCGCGACACTACGACGTGGCAATCGTGGGCGCCGGCATCAACGGCGCAGCGATCGCCCGTGAGGCTGCCTTGCGGGGCCTTTCGGTAGTAGTGCTGGAGCGTGCGGATATTGGATCGGGCACCTCCTCCTGGTCGAGCCGACTGATCCACGGCGGTCTGCGCTACCTGGAGCACGGTGAGTTGCGGCTCGTGCACGAGTCTCTGCACGATCGCGAGCGGCTCCTCCACATCGCGCCGCACCTGGTCAAACCACTGGGGTTCGTCGTACCCATCTACCGGCACAACCACAAGCCCGGTTGGATGTTCCGGATTGGAATGGTGCTCTACGACGCGCTGTCGTCCGGAAAGTCGTTGCCGCGCCACCGAACGATCGGAAAGAAGGCAGCCTCCGTCGAGTTGGCCTCCCTCGACCCCGATGGGCTGACCGGTGGGCTGCACTATTACGACGGTCAGGTGGAGTACGCCGAGCGTCTGGTCCTCGAAACCGTCCTGTCCGCAGTCGAATCCGGCGCGGTCGTTCAGACGTATGCCGCCGTCGAGGAGATCACCTGCGACTCCGGTCGCGCCACCGGCGTCCGCTACACCGATCTGACCACGGGCGCTGAACACACCCTCACCGCAGACGTGGTGGTGAACGCGGCCGGGCCGTGGCTGGATGAGTTGGCCGGTGCCGCGTCGCTGGAACGCATGGTGGGCGGCACCAAAGGCGCCCACCTGGTGGTCGACCCGTTTCCCGGCGCGCCCGCCGAGTGCATCTACTACGAGGCGCGCTCGGACAATCGAGCGATCCTGGTCATCCCGTGGAACGACCGCTATCTCATCGGCACAACCGATGAGCGGTTCACCGGCGACCCGGGGGCGGCGGCCGCCGACGAAGACGACGTTGACTATCTGATCCGCGAAACCAACGCACTGATCCCCGGCGCCGGCCTCCGCCGGGAGAGTGTCTTGTTCACGTACGCCGGCGTGCGGCCGCTGCCGTACCGCCCCGACGGTTCGACCGGTGCCATCCCTCGATCACATCTGATCGTGACCCACCCGCAGGTCGAGCGGCTGGTCAGCATCGTCGGCGGCAAGTTGACGCCGCACCTCTCCCTTGGGACCGAAACGGTGGACGTCGTCGCAAAACTCCTCGGCGTATCGACCCCGCCGTCACACGCCGACAGCACGCGCCTCCCCGGCGCAACTGATCAATGGGCCTCTACCGCAACGGAATTGGCCGACGAGCTTCGCGCTCAGGGAGTGCCGGACATCGTCGTGCGCCGCCTGATCAAGGTGTACGGCGGGCGGTGCCGCCACCTCATTGACCTCATCCGGCGCGACCCGGCGGCGGGCCGTGTGATCGGCGAGGGACGGGACGCCGTGCTGACCGCCGAGATCGACGTCGCGATCCACGACGAAGGTGCTACGCACCTGACGGATCTGTTGCACCGCCGCACCATGGTGGGCCTTGAACCGGCCCTGGGATGCTCGCTGGCTCGCGACGTCGCCGAGGTGGCCGCGCCGCTGATGGGGTGGGACTGCGCCCAAGTCGAGCGCGAGGTGCGGATGAATCGCGAGTACGTCGAGCGGCGGTTGCGCGGGGGCCTTGAGCCGGCACGCGACACGGTGCCGGTATGACCACCCGGTTTCCGCCCTTGCCGAGGACCTTGATCGGCACCAGCACGAAGTCGTATCTCGGGGCTGAGGCGGCCCGGTCCTGGGGCCCGATTGTCCTGGCCCGGTTGCAGGCCGCTGGCGTGGACCCGGCAAGCACCTACATCTGCCCCGCGTCCGCGTTGATCCCGCTGTTGCGAGACGGGTTCGGCGCCGGCGGCGGTGTGGTCGGAGCCCAGGACGTGTCGGCCTATCCCCCAGGTCCCTTCACCGGAGAGGTCAGCGCACCGTTACTGGCTGAACTGGGCACGCGGATGGTGATGGCCGGCCACCCCGAACGCCGACGACTCTTCGCCGAATCCGACGACACGGTCTCGACCAAGGTGAGAGTGACGGCCCAGGAAGGGATGGCCCCGGTGGTCGTCGTGGGTGAGGCGATAGAAGGCGAATCCGCCATCGCGGCCGTCAGCGCTCAGATCGAAGCCGTGGTTGGCAATACGGATTGCCCGGGCGGATTGGTGGTGGCCTACGAGCCCGCGTGGGCGATTGGACGGGACCGTCCCGCACCAGCCGAGCACATCGCGGCCGTTGTGCGAGCCTTACGGAATCTGCTTGCGCCCCGGGGTGATTCGGTGCGGGTCCTGTACGGCGGCAGCGCACAGCCGGGGACCTTCACCGCCATCGCCGAGGCCGCCCAGTGCGATGCGCAGGCAGTGCCGGACGGCGTCTTTCTCGGCCGCGCCGGCGTTGATCCCGACAGCTTCGCCAAGGTCGCTGCCGAGGTATGGAACATCCGCGAGCGACTGGTTGTCTAGGGTCGTATATACATGTATGGTAACTGCACGATCGCGGGTCGGGCTGTCCTATTGACCGCTCCGACCGTACCCGTCTCCCGACGTTAGGACCGCTCATGGCCATCGCCAACACTGTCGACCTCGTGACAACCGCCCGTGCCGACGGTTATGCGGTTCCCGCGGTCAACATCGTCGACGAAATGTCGCTCCGCGCCGTGCTGAAGGCAGCGCAGGCCGCCCAGTCCCCCGTGATCATCCAGACCTCGGTCAAAACCGTGAAAGCGACGGGAGCACAGCCCCTTTTCGATGCGTTCCGGCACGCGGCTGAGGCCGCGACGGTGCCAGTCAGCCTGCATCTCGACCATTGTCCCGACCGCGCGGTCATCACCGAGGTCATCGGCACGGGCTGGTCCTCGGTACTCTTCGACGCATCCGACCGACCGCTGGAACAGGCCTGGCGCGAGACTGCGGAAGTCGTCGCAGAAGCGCACGCCGCCGGAGTCGGCGTCGAGAGCGAGATCGAGAACATCATCGGCGTGGAAGACGGCGTCGGCTCCGATGAAGCACTGCACAGTTACACCAACAGACAACTCGTCGACGTGGCAACCGACACCGGTGTTGATCTGTTGGCGCCCCAACTGGGTACGGCGCACGGTCTGTACAAGGCCTCGCCGGTGCTGGCCTTCGATCGGGTCCTGGAGCTAGGACAGCTGACCGACCTTCCGATCGTGCTGCACGGCGGCACCGGCCTGTCGCAGGCCGACTTCGACCGCTTCATCGCCAACGGGATCGCAAAGATCAACATCTCCACGACAGTCAAATTGGCCTACATGAAGGCCGCCCAGGCGCACATCGCCACTGCGGAGGAGACTGGCAAATGGGAGCCGGTCAAGATGTTCGACCAGATCTCCGCGGCGGTCGCCGCGACGGTCACCGAGCACTTCGAACACTTCGGTTCAGCGGGTAAGGCCCAGGCGCTCGCCGGGGTGGGCGCATGACAACCAGTTCGCCCGCGCTCATCCTGGACTGCGACGGCGTCCTGGCCGATACCGAACGCGACGGTCACTTGGTCGCTTTCAACCAAGCATTCGCGGAAGCGGGCCTGAACATCGAGTGGGGCGTGGCGCAGTACGCCGACCTGGTGAAGATCGGCGGTGGCAAGGAACGCATGCGCCACTACCTGCGGACCCACCCTGAGGCCGGCGTCTCCGAGGCTGACCTGGATGAGACCGTTGCCGATCTGCACCGGCGCAAGAGCCTGCTTTACGTCAGGCTGGTGGAGGCTGGCCGGTTGCCTGGACGCCCGGGGGTGCGCCGCCTCATCGAGAGTGCGCTTGATGACGGTTGGCGGGTAGCGGTCGCCTCAACCTCGGCCGAACGCAGCGTGGAAGCTGTCTTGAGAGCAACCGTCGGCGAACGAACCCGGTCCCGACTGGCTGGCGTGTGGGCTGGCGACATTGTCGCCGCCAAGAAGCCAGCACCAGACATCTATCTGCGCACCCTCACGGACCTGGATCAGGATCCGGAAATGGTTGTGGTTGTTGAGGATTCGGAGTCAGGTGCCCGCGCCGCAGCAGCTGCCGGGCTGCGGCA
The window above is part of the Branchiibius hedensis genome. Proteins encoded here:
- a CDS encoding FGGY family carbohydrate kinase, yielding MAKYILGIDEGTTSARSFVIDQDCTIVGFAQQELTQHYPKPGWIEHDATEILNTQLEVIRAALRDANLAPSDLSAVALTNQRETGIVWEKDTGRPIHNAIVWASRQTVEVVERWVQAGHGDLIQSRTGLIPDAYYTASKIRFILDAVPGAQERAERGELLAGTVDTWLIWNLTGRQSFVTDYSNASRTMMMDLQTLRWDDDLLAIYNIPKTMLAEIVPSDAVVGDIAATFGSAVPIAANLGDQQAGLFGQAAYEPGLSKMTYGTAGVLNINCGDKPQLIPGLTPSVAWGVQGKVAYEIEGVLFAMGKTMQWLRDDLKLIHAAPDSEWYAGQVPSTDGVYLVPAFTGLSAPDWDPYARAAIIGMSNATSRLHIIRAAVESMTYQTRDVVEAAMQGTSAVDIAELRVDGGAVKNNFLCQLTADILGIPVVRPKVAEATIFGTMLLSGLSTGIFADLDEVASKWQVDRRFEPTMSRDQADAMYDGWRAARDLTRGWTNRVVSA
- a CDS encoding GuaB1 family IMP dehydrogenase-related protein, which translates into the protein MKFLHSSPAYDLTYNDVFMVPSRSDVTSRLDVDLSTADGTGTTIPLVVANMTAVSGRRMSETVARRGGIAILPQDIPIHAVRETIDYVKSRHTVYESPVTVTPEVPVSSVLALLGKRAHRAAIVVGPDKEPVGIVTERHLLERDRFETVGDVMTRDLVTVQDGSSLADAFDLLTDKHLDVVPVVGDGKLLGVLTKRGILRSGIYTPAVDAQGRLRLGVAIGINGDVQGKAEAMLEAGADVLVVDTAHGHQDKMLDALKVVRGVRDASGRSDVPIAAGNVVTADGVSDLVGAGAEIIKVGVGPGAMCTTRMMTGVGRPQFSAVLECSTAATELGAYVWADGGVKYPRDVALALAAGGANVMIGSWFAGTWESPGDLNRDHDGRLYKESFGMASARAVRNRTSTQSAYDRARSAMFEEGISSSKMFLAPDRPGVEDLIDQIIAGVRSSFTYAGARTIAQFHERATVGVQSASGYDEGRPRETSW
- a CDS encoding triose-phosphate isomerase family protein is translated as MTTRFPPLPRTLIGTSTKSYLGAEAARSWGPIVLARLQAAGVDPASTYICPASALIPLLRDGFGAGGGVVGAQDVSAYPPGPFTGEVSAPLLAELGTRMVMAGHPERRRLFAESDDTVSTKVRVTAQEGMAPVVVVGEAIEGESAIAAVSAQIEAVVGNTDCPGGLVVAYEPAWAIGRDRPAPAEHIAAVVRALRNLLAPRGDSVRVLYGGSAQPGTFTAIAEAAQCDAQAVPDGVFLGRAGVDPDSFAKVAAEVWNIRERLVV
- a CDS encoding class II fructose-bisphosphate aldolase, coding for MAIANTVDLVTTARADGYAVPAVNIVDEMSLRAVLKAAQAAQSPVIIQTSVKTVKATGAQPLFDAFRHAAEAATVPVSLHLDHCPDRAVITEVIGTGWSSVLFDASDRPLEQAWRETAEVVAEAHAAGVGVESEIENIIGVEDGVGSDEALHSYTNRQLVDVATDTGVDLLAPQLGTAHGLYKASPVLAFDRVLELGQLTDLPIVLHGGTGLSQADFDRFIANGIAKINISTTVKLAYMKAAQAHIATAEETGKWEPVKMFDQISAAVAATVTEHFEHFGSAGKAQALAGVGA
- a CDS encoding HAD-IIB family hydrolase, with product MPAPVGIPAALVADVDGTIAGADHQVSPRTLDTLAALERRGVPVILATGRSEANVLSIAREAGLTTPAVACNGALVVDPVTGERLRVRTVAAPEVSTMIDLHRRTGAALTWWTPEQIFVTSERLQAELAQLGDGAIEVVAAPSEPPENVLKIMLNGTPAQLDAIGDIVTESLPRVTRSLPTFWELSAHDADKWGALDWLFRRLEIDPERVLGIGDGGNDVRWLARVGRPVAMANAHPSVRKIAVAVAGHHAAEGAAEFLVQEANFWPGVAS
- a CDS encoding HAD-IA family hydrolase, producing the protein MTTSSPALILDCDGVLADTERDGHLVAFNQAFAEAGLNIEWGVAQYADLVKIGGGKERMRHYLRTHPEAGVSEADLDETVADLHRRKSLLYVRLVEAGRLPGRPGVRRLIESALDDGWRVAVASTSAERSVEAVLRATVGERTRSRLAGVWAGDIVAAKKPAPDIYLRTLTDLDQDPEMVVVVEDSESGARAAAAAGLRHIVTISSLTADDSFPAAATVVSDLGEPDAPAQYRSGLDVRDVDGTVTVPSLQLILDKADRPWPQ
- a CDS encoding glycerol-3-phosphate dehydrogenase/oxidase, giving the protein MAVLGATDAEQLAARHYDVAIVGAGINGAAIAREAALRGLSVVVLERADIGSGTSSWSSRLIHGGLRYLEHGELRLVHESLHDRERLLHIAPHLVKPLGFVVPIYRHNHKPGWMFRIGMVLYDALSSGKSLPRHRTIGKKAASVELASLDPDGLTGGLHYYDGQVEYAERLVLETVLSAVESGAVVQTYAAVEEITCDSGRATGVRYTDLTTGAEHTLTADVVVNAAGPWLDELAGAASLERMVGGTKGAHLVVDPFPGAPAECIYYEARSDNRAILVIPWNDRYLIGTTDERFTGDPGAAAADEDDVDYLIRETNALIPGAGLRRESVLFTYAGVRPLPYRPDGSTGAIPRSHLIVTHPQVERLVSIVGGKLTPHLSLGTETVDVVAKLLGVSTPPSHADSTRLPGATDQWASTATELADELRAQGVPDIVVRRLIKVYGGRCRHLIDLIRRDPAAGRVIGEGRDAVLTAEIDVAIHDEGATHLTDLLHRRTMVGLEPALGCSLARDVAEVAAPLMGWDCAQVEREVRMNREYVERRLRGGLEPARDTVPV
- a CDS encoding RuBisCO large subunit C-terminal-like domain-containing protein encodes the protein MTATGRDVFSLPEQLAVMDQEYVVGSYYLELPSNADVLARAAGFAVGQSIGTWVEVPGVTAHMRDRHVGRVIGVLPCPPVDLTTQQLEVSGYVVQVAVPTVNIGPSIPMLLTTILGNDSSTSVQAKLIDLQVPPGYAAALGGPRFGVKGIRDLLGVADRPLLLNMIKPCTGLTPEAGAEIFFQTALGAVDMIKDDELMGSPDFSPVEDRVKAYTRAAERAREVTGRDVLYIPNITDRPDRMLEHAKAARDNGAKALMVAFASVGYGAVQALADVANVPILGHFASVAPFYEGSGSGMASPIAAGLLPRLAGADFVLTATPYGGYPLARLQYLRTAQQISLPRPGVKSAMPIVGGGVHPGVVATYVDDLGPDIVLGAGGAIQGHPDGPAAGADAMRQAIDAAIAGVPVTQAAREHVELASALRAFA